In Ignavibacteriales bacterium, a single window of DNA contains:
- a CDS encoding GDP-L-fucose synthase — translation MEKKSKIYIAGHTGLVGSAIVRKLQEKSYSNLVVKDFPGLDLSRQKEVEDFFTSEKPDYVFLAAAKVGGILANNTYKADFIYDNLAIAMNVIHSAYKSGVKKLLNLGSSCIYPKLAPQPLKEEYLLNGFLEPTNEPYAIAKIAAIKLCRYFNEQHGTNFISLMPTNLYGQNDNFNLETAHVLPSLIRKFYLAKLLAQKNYEDIREDIGRFRLGFNYDAELKSEDDESIIRVMNQLGISERSVTLWGTGSPFREFLYVDDLADAAVYLMENYEYKDIGELVNVGTGVDSTIRDIATTIKNIVGFSGEIKWDSSKPDGTPKKLLDVSRLEKLKWKASISLHDGIRRTIDWYTDNQK, via the coding sequence ATGGAAAAGAAATCGAAAATATATATTGCAGGGCATACAGGTCTTGTAGGATCGGCAATTGTTCGAAAACTTCAGGAGAAAAGTTACTCTAATCTTGTCGTGAAAGATTTCCCCGGATTGGATTTGAGCCGCCAGAAGGAGGTGGAAGATTTCTTCACAAGTGAAAAACCTGATTATGTTTTTCTTGCCGCTGCGAAAGTTGGAGGAATTCTTGCCAACAATACATATAAGGCAGATTTCATTTACGATAATCTTGCTATTGCGATGAATGTGATTCATTCGGCTTATAAATCCGGTGTAAAGAAACTTCTTAACCTCGGTTCTTCTTGCATTTATCCGAAACTTGCACCGCAACCTTTGAAGGAAGAATATCTGCTGAACGGATTTTTGGAACCGACAAATGAACCGTACGCAATTGCGAAAATTGCTGCAATAAAATTGTGCAGATATTTTAACGAACAACACGGTACAAATTTTATATCCTTGATGCCCACAAACCTGTATGGTCAGAATGATAACTTCAATCTTGAAACCGCGCATGTTCTTCCTTCGTTGATCAGAAAATTTTATCTCGCTAAATTGCTCGCACAAAAGAATTACGAGGATATTAGAGAGGATATTGGTCGATTTCGGTTAGGTTTTAATTACGATGCTGAATTGAAATCTGAAGATGATGAGTCGATAATCCGGGTGATGAATCAACTAGGTATTTCAGAGAGATCTGTAACGTTATGGGGAACAGGGTCACCCTTTCGTGAATTCCTATATGTTGATGATTTAGCCGATGCTGCGGTTTATCTTATGGAAAATTATGAGTATAAAGATATCGGTGAACTTGTCAATGTAGGAACAGGAGTTGATTCAACCATTCGAGATATAGCAACGACAATTAAGAATATTGTTGGTTTCTCAGGTGAGATTAAGTGGGACTCATCCAAACCTGATGGAACTCCAAAAAAGTTATTAGATGTCAGTAGATTGGAAAAATTGAAATGGAAAGCTTCAATTTCGCTTCATGATGGTATCCGCCGGACAATCGATTGGTACACCGACAATCAAAAATAA
- a CDS encoding glycosyltransferase, giving the protein MSEITSFASNQSDEKQIGFSIVIPSFNQGEYISETIDSLLNQHYPDLEIIVIDGGSTDNTVDILRGYGDRIRYISEKDNGQSDALVKGFKMASKEWLAWLNSDDVQSNNALWKVGKSIKEHPETQVVVGLGHYMDKSGNFLRPYPTIEIGSNGNPTKELFEKGYLAQPSVFFRRDIYIECGGVNDKLQFVMDYELWARFAIAGYRFLKIPEDISGNRWHETAKTASQLLPLLSEVANVQTKEFGKVSPYFVQAISDHLYGVFHSKHFGDKHHIFYRTIYFKSVWLWMNIRKPSYCIKGLLTENICKSGPVVGDKLTYSEILSFGMEKIKNKIKPVE; this is encoded by the coding sequence ATGTCTGAAATAACTTCATTTGCATCAAACCAATCTGATGAAAAGCAAATTGGGTTCTCTATCGTCATTCCTTCTTTCAATCAAGGGGAGTATATTTCCGAAACTATCGATAGTCTGCTCAATCAGCATTATCCAGATTTAGAGATCATCGTTATTGATGGTGGATCAACCGATAATACAGTGGATATACTCAGGGGATACGGTGATCGAATTCGCTATATAAGTGAAAAGGATAATGGCCAATCTGATGCCTTAGTGAAAGGTTTCAAGATGGCATCGAAAGAGTGGCTTGCGTGGCTGAATTCTGATGATGTGCAATCGAATAATGCTCTTTGGAAAGTTGGTAAAAGTATAAAAGAGCATCCTGAGACGCAAGTCGTAGTAGGTTTGGGACATTACATGGATAAGTCCGGTAATTTTCTTCGTCCGTATCCAACTATTGAGATCGGTTCAAACGGTAATCCTACAAAAGAATTGTTTGAGAAAGGTTATCTCGCTCAACCCTCGGTTTTTTTTCGGAGGGATATCTATATCGAGTGCGGTGGTGTCAATGATAAGTTGCAATTCGTTATGGATTATGAACTATGGGCACGTTTTGCAATAGCTGGTTATCGTTTTTTAAAAATACCGGAAGACATTTCAGGGAATCGATGGCACGAGACAGCAAAGACTGCATCGCAATTGCTGCCGCTTCTTTCGGAAGTAGCAAACGTTCAGACAAAAGAGTTTGGAAAAGTATCTCCTTATTTTGTGCAAGCGATAAGTGACCATCTCTACGGCGTATTTCATTCAAAACATTTTGGAGATAAACACCATATTTTTTACAGAACGATTTATTTTAAATCGGTATGGCTTTGGATGAATATTCGAAAACCATCGTACTGTATCAAAGGATTACTGACTGAAAATATTTGCAAGTCGGGGCCCGTAGTGGGCGATAAGCTGACTTATTCAGAGATTTTATCTTTCGGTATGGAGAAAATTAAAAACAAAATAAAACCTGTTGAATAG
- a CDS encoding GDP-mannose 4,6-dehydratase, with amino-acid sequence MATALITGITGQDGFYLADLLISKGYKVIGLRRKTSSDQANLFSRYGKMIEFIYGDLLDTFSLAEAIKKHQPDEIYNLASQSYPGESWRLAIETGEITGLGAHRLFEAARHVKPDCHVYQASSSEMFGDPKQVPQNESTPFNPMNPYAASKVYAHNLAQIYRKSYDMFISCGILFNHESPHRGMHFLTQKVTYGAACAKLGIKNSSVLNEVSEPMVKDGKIALGNLDSKRDWGYAADYVEAIWLILQQKQADDFVVGTGQSRTIKQFCEEAFAFVGLKWEDHVVIDQRFVRPTETGPTVADASKARKILGWKPKTSFSEMIGFMVNNHLNKLNTEK; translated from the coding sequence ATGGCAACAGCCCTTATCACAGGTATCACGGGACAAGATGGCTTTTATTTGGCTGATCTGCTCATCAGTAAAGGATATAAAGTCATTGGATTGCGCCGTAAAACTTCTTCCGATCAGGCGAACCTTTTCAGCCGTTACGGAAAAATGATTGAATTCATATATGGAGATTTGCTCGATACTTTTTCGCTGGCAGAAGCCATCAAGAAGCATCAACCTGATGAGATCTACAACCTTGCGTCGCAATCGTATCCAGGAGAATCATGGCGCCTCGCTATAGAAACCGGAGAAATCACCGGGTTGGGCGCTCACCGTTTGTTCGAAGCTGCCAGGCATGTAAAACCTGATTGCCATGTTTATCAGGCGTCGTCATCAGAAATGTTTGGCGATCCTAAACAGGTTCCTCAAAACGAATCGACACCTTTTAATCCGATGAACCCTTATGCCGCATCGAAAGTATACGCTCACAATCTGGCGCAAATATATAGGAAAAGTTATGACATGTTTATATCATGCGGAATATTATTCAATCATGAAAGCCCGCATAGAGGGATGCACTTCTTAACTCAAAAAGTTACTTACGGTGCCGCATGTGCAAAGTTAGGGATAAAAAATTCATCCGTACTTAATGAAGTTAGCGAGCCGATGGTGAAGGATGGTAAGATCGCTCTTGGTAATCTCGATTCTAAAAGAGATTGGGGCTACGCCGCCGATTATGTCGAAGCTATTTGGCTAATACTTCAGCAGAAACAAGCAGATGATTTCGTTGTAGGGACCGGGCAATCCCGCACCATAAAACAATTTTGTGAAGAAGCGTTCGCTTTTGTCGGTTTGAAATGGGAAGATCATGTTGTTATCGATCAGCGTTTCGTGCGTCCCACAGAAACCGGACCCACTGTTGCCGATGCGTCTAAAGCAAGAAAAATTTTGGGATGGAAACCGAAAACATCTTTCAGTGAAATGATCGGATTCATGGTGAATAATCACCTCAATAAATTAAACACAGAGAAATAA
- a CDS encoding TonB-dependent receptor has translation MRTAIIIIMILLLTCLLPAQSADRLEGRVLEKNVEGKIIPVAGANVFVVGTANGTSTNADGSFTLLKISTPVKLAISSVGYKPDTIAISVNTFITVELSAEAHELSEVVVEGVNASSTYEYKSAGFVQTMSQKELFKAACCNLSESFETNPSIDVSFTDAITGLKQIEMLGLAGIYSLITVENMPSIRGLSSSIGLSYIPGTWIKSIQVSKGTGSVANGYESITGQINVELHKPEDKDEDNIFFNFFGNSEKRFEGNLNFRKNLGEGIDALTLLHGSFLKSRMDGNSDRFLDMPLGNTINFLQRFHIAYPRRFENQIGVQYVSDSKSGGTLNGYEKNTDELSLLPKEYSFRMKNVYLRIFGKNGYVFEGNSYSSVALQWSFSNFKQNNDFNLRRYDGEQSSGYFNFIFQSSFDSTIHQYRLGLSFQFDNFKEKFPGLHFERTERIPGIFGEYTYNPADELSLIAGVRTDFNDLFGTITSPRLHLRYTPHEDWVLRLVAGKGVRTANVLSENLAFFASARNLNFPVESGNYPFKQESAWNIGFNLTHYFLFEWREGTITLDLYRTVFDKQVVIDLDRDPQSVYFYNLNGKSYSNTIQAEINFQPVERLDARIAYRYVDTKQSVNNKLVERPFISKNRMLLNLGYSSERDEPDQPQMLYDLTIQWFGPKRLPDTELNPADFRSLKYSPSFALVNSQITRSFNNRFDLYLGIENIFGFKQNSPIIDPENPDGKYFDSSIIWGPIYGRMVYAGLRWRV, from the coding sequence ATGAGAACAGCAATTATAATCATTATGATCCTCTTACTCACCTGTCTATTACCGGCACAAAGCGCGGATAGACTTGAGGGAAGAGTGTTGGAAAAAAATGTTGAGGGAAAAATTATTCCGGTTGCCGGTGCGAATGTTTTTGTCGTGGGGACAGCCAACGGTACATCGACGAATGCAGATGGATCATTCACCCTCTTGAAAATCAGCACGCCGGTAAAACTTGCAATAAGCAGTGTAGGATATAAACCCGACACCATTGCTATTTCCGTAAATACATTCATCACGGTGGAATTATCGGCGGAGGCACATGAGTTATCCGAGGTTGTGGTTGAGGGGGTGAATGCATCCTCAACGTACGAATACAAATCTGCCGGATTCGTTCAAACCATGTCGCAGAAAGAATTATTCAAAGCGGCATGCTGTAACCTCTCGGAAAGTTTCGAAACCAATCCGTCTATCGATGTCTCTTTTACCGATGCGATTACCGGATTAAAACAAATAGAGATGCTCGGCTTGGCTGGAATTTATTCGCTGATTACAGTTGAAAATATGCCTTCGATCCGCGGACTTTCTTCATCAATCGGTTTGTCTTACATTCCCGGGACATGGATTAAAAGTATTCAGGTTTCTAAAGGCACCGGTTCGGTAGCAAACGGATATGAATCGATAACCGGTCAGATAAACGTGGAGCTTCACAAACCGGAAGATAAGGATGAGGATAACATCTTCTTCAACTTCTTCGGCAACAGTGAAAAAAGATTTGAAGGAAATCTGAATTTCCGTAAAAATCTCGGAGAAGGTATAGATGCATTAACGCTTCTTCATGGCAGTTTCCTGAAAAGCAGGATGGATGGGAATTCCGATCGTTTCCTCGATATGCCTCTCGGAAATACAATCAATTTCCTGCAGCGTTTTCACATAGCATATCCGCGCAGGTTTGAGAATCAGATCGGGGTGCAATATGTTTCCGATTCCAAATCAGGGGGAACGTTGAACGGATATGAAAAGAACACCGATGAGTTATCTCTGCTTCCGAAAGAATATTCATTCAGAATGAAAAACGTATATTTAAGAATTTTCGGTAAGAACGGATATGTGTTTGAAGGGAATTCTTATTCAAGTGTTGCCCTTCAATGGTCATTCAGCAATTTTAAACAAAATAATGATTTTAATCTGCGTCGTTACGACGGTGAGCAATCGTCGGGATATTTTAACTTCATATTTCAATCGAGCTTCGACAGCACCATACATCAGTACAGGTTAGGATTGAGTTTTCAATTCGATAATTTCAAAGAAAAATTTCCGGGATTACATTTTGAAAGGACGGAACGAATCCCCGGTATTTTCGGTGAATACACTTACAATCCCGCGGATGAATTATCTTTGATAGCGGGAGTGCGGACAGATTTTAATGATCTCTTCGGAACAATTACGTCGCCCCGTTTACATTTACGTTATACACCTCATGAAGATTGGGTATTGCGATTGGTTGCAGGTAAAGGAGTAAGAACGGCGAATGTCCTTTCAGAAAATCTTGCTTTCTTTGCCAGTGCGAGGAACCTGAATTTTCCGGTAGAATCGGGCAACTATCCGTTTAAGCAGGAATCTGCATGGAACATTGGCTTTAATCTTACACATTATTTTTTGTTTGAGTGGCGCGAAGGAACAATCACACTTGATTTGTACAGAACTGTTTTCGATAAACAGGTTGTGATTGATCTTGACCGTGATCCACAATCGGTTTATTTCTATAACCTGAACGGAAAGTCGTATTCAAATACCATTCAGGCAGAAATAAATTTCCAACCGGTTGAGAGATTGGATGCAAGGATTGCGTATCGTTACGTAGATACGAAGCAATCTGTAAACAACAAATTGGTTGAGAGACCATTTATTTCAAAAAACAGAATGTTGTTGAATTTAGGATACTCGAGTGAACGGGACGAACCCGATCAACCTCAGATGCTTTATGATTTAACGATACAATGGTTCGGTCCTAAGAGATTGCCCGATACTGAGTTAAACCCTGCAGATTTTCGATCCTTGAAATATTCTCCATCATTCGCGCTGGTGAATAGCCAGATAACCAGATCGTTCAACAATCGATTCGATTTATATTTAGGGATAGAGAATATATTCGGGTTCAAACAAAATTCGCCGATCATCGATCCGGAAAATCCGGACGGGAAATATTTCGATTCATCCATCATCTGGGGACCGATTTACGGAAGGATGGTTTATGCGGGATTAAGGTGGAGGGTGTAG
- a CDS encoding glycosyltransferase family 4 protein, translating into MADRRKKILFISHDCSLTGAPRELLLIVKHLDKTKYEPIVVTGTDGPLRKYFAEHAEVFPQELFCRGVKYLRNIRGAFKRFSLIKQLKPDLVYCNTVMTSKWLLYAKLFDIPTLIHVHELSNIFDTLSSFDRYLIHNYTDVAISASTAVRKYLLTVSALNPASIVVFHESIEIPETVLPRNSSIMALLRIEESTIIIGMIGRIAHVKGSDLFLDVAKIIKESLSPSLKVKFIIIGGTPHVEGRFNEWLEDEIAESEIKDDFIITGSKENIDQYLSLVDIFVLPSREDPFPLVLLEAMAASKPIVAFAVGGVPEAVGNQAGFLIEPLNVGAMTETIIKLINDPDLRKRMGAEARKRVDHDFNIERNISRVEEIIEMAIQSGKVK; encoded by the coding sequence ATGGCAGACAGGCGGAAGAAAATTTTATTTATTTCACACGATTGCTCATTAACAGGGGCGCCGCGTGAATTGCTCCTGATCGTTAAACATCTCGATAAAACAAAATACGAACCGATCGTTGTTACCGGAACAGACGGACCTCTCCGTAAATATTTCGCAGAACATGCGGAAGTTTTCCCACAGGAACTGTTTTGCCGCGGAGTAAAATATTTACGTAATATCAGAGGGGCATTTAAACGTTTCTCACTTATCAAACAACTGAAACCGGATCTCGTTTATTGCAATACTGTCATGACGTCGAAGTGGCTTCTCTACGCGAAGTTATTCGATATACCCACACTGATTCATGTTCACGAACTTTCAAACATTTTCGACACTCTTTCATCGTTCGATAGATATCTGATACATAATTATACGGATGTTGCAATATCCGCATCAACCGCCGTGCGAAAATATTTATTAACGGTCTCGGCTCTCAATCCGGCAAGCATAGTTGTGTTTCATGAATCAATCGAAATCCCGGAAACAGTACTTCCACGTAATTCATCTATCATGGCTCTGCTTCGGATTGAAGAAAGTACGATCATCATCGGTATGATCGGCAGAATCGCTCACGTGAAGGGGAGTGATCTTTTTCTGGATGTCGCAAAAATAATTAAAGAATCTCTTTCACCCTCTTTAAAAGTGAAATTTATAATTATCGGCGGGACACCGCATGTTGAAGGACGTTTTAATGAATGGCTGGAAGATGAAATTGCGGAAAGTGAGATCAAAGACGATTTCATCATCACAGGTTCAAAAGAAAATATCGATCAATATTTATCGCTGGTCGATATTTTTGTTCTGCCCTCGCGCGAAGATCCATTCCCGCTTGTATTATTGGAAGCGATGGCGGCGTCAAAACCGATTGTCGCGTTCGCTGTTGGTGGAGTCCCCGAGGCGGTTGGTAACCAGGCAGGATTTTTGATCGAACCTCTCAATGTAGGTGCCATGACTGAAACAATCATAAAATTAATTAATGATCCTGATTTAAGAAAACGTATGGGTGCCGAAGCCCGTAAACGTGTTGATCATGATTTTAACATTGAGCGTAATATCTCACGTGTAGAAGAAATTATTGAAATGGCTATTCAAAGTGGAAAGGTAAAATGA
- a CDS encoding heavy-metal-associated domain-containing protein, giving the protein MRIFFKSLLFGLLVASILFAQKPEVKESKFKVSGNCGMCKDRIEKSIKIKEVKYAKWDKKSKMLTVAYLSPTISVDSLQKRIATSGHDTGIHLAQDSTYNKLPPCCLYRGNPTTH; this is encoded by the coding sequence ATGAGAATATTTTTCAAATCACTCTTGTTTGGTTTACTTGTTGCATCAATATTGTTCGCACAAAAACCCGAAGTTAAAGAATCAAAATTCAAAGTATCCGGTAATTGCGGCATGTGCAAAGACCGGATCGAAAAATCAATTAAAATCAAAGAAGTGAAATATGCAAAGTGGGATAAAAAATCTAAAATGCTCACAGTTGCATATCTCTCACCGACAATTTCAGTCGACTCACTTCAGAAGAGAATAGCCACCTCCGGACATGATACTGGTATTCATCTGGCGCAGGACAGCACTTATAACAAACTACCACCTTGTTGTTTGTACAGGGGAAATCCGACAACTCATTAA
- a CDS encoding class I SAM-dependent methyltransferase produces the protein MIDQIKPPYKAKIEPGSFRDRHGRIIYSGGSVYRGISELTLQNWNALIATKFFQPATEQNKLVQTIKVEKNQLSDISIGEGWAAVLKHQVIPFISYPYEWSFGMMKDAALLQLELLEKAIKEDMTMKDATSFNIQWFGANPVFIDIASFENLNPGTPWVGYRQFCEMFLYPLMLQAYKNIHFHPWMRGSIDGIDPEEFNNLMSCRDMFRRGVFVDVYLQSKLQKKYATTTKKVKDDIKSVGFRKEMILSNIRRLTKIVNGLNWKQSKSEWSDYADDNSYSNQDAKFKDDFVRDAVRCKDRNLVWDLGCNTGRFSRIAAEHSKYVVAMDSDHLAIERLYQELKRENCRTILPLVMNLSDASPNLGWRGLERKSLAERGKPDLILALALIHHVVISANIPLAEFIDWLASLGGDLIIEFVTKEDPMVKFLLQNKEDQYNDYELENFEQQLALRFNIVKRLPLNSRTRYLVYGETRINE, from the coding sequence ATGATAGACCAAATAAAACCACCTTACAAAGCAAAAATTGAACCGGGATCATTCCGTGACCGGCATGGCAGAATTATTTATAGTGGCGGATCTGTATACCGGGGTATAAGCGAATTAACTTTGCAAAATTGGAATGCACTCATTGCAACAAAATTCTTTCAGCCAGCAACCGAACAAAACAAATTAGTTCAGACTATCAAAGTTGAAAAAAACCAACTCTCTGATATATCAATCGGAGAAGGATGGGCGGCAGTACTAAAACATCAAGTTATCCCTTTTATTTCTTATCCATATGAATGGTCTTTCGGGATGATGAAGGATGCCGCGCTCTTACAACTCGAACTGCTGGAAAAAGCAATCAAAGAAGATATGACGATGAAAGATGCGACCAGCTTCAACATCCAATGGTTCGGAGCTAATCCGGTTTTCATAGATATCGCATCTTTCGAAAATCTTAATCCGGGTACGCCGTGGGTTGGATACAGACAATTCTGCGAAATGTTCCTCTACCCTCTTATGCTTCAAGCATACAAGAATATACACTTCCACCCATGGATGCGCGGCAGTATAGATGGAATTGATCCTGAGGAGTTTAATAACCTTATGTCTTGCCGGGATATGTTCCGCCGTGGAGTTTTTGTAGATGTATATCTTCAATCAAAACTGCAGAAGAAATATGCAACCACGACGAAAAAAGTTAAAGACGATATCAAGTCGGTGGGGTTTAGAAAAGAGATGATTCTTTCTAACATCCGCAGATTGACGAAGATTGTTAACGGATTAAACTGGAAGCAATCAAAATCTGAGTGGTCGGATTATGCCGATGATAACAGCTACAGTAATCAAGACGCTAAATTTAAAGATGATTTTGTACGCGATGCGGTGAGGTGTAAAGACCGGAATTTGGTTTGGGATCTCGGGTGCAACACAGGAAGATTCTCGCGCATTGCAGCAGAACATTCAAAGTACGTTGTAGCAATGGACAGCGACCATCTTGCAATTGAACGATTGTATCAGGAATTAAAAAGAGAAAATTGTCGTACAATTCTTCCATTAGTAATGAATCTATCGGATGCATCGCCGAATCTTGGATGGCGAGGATTGGAAAGAAAATCGCTAGCCGAGCGTGGTAAACCGGATTTGATACTCGCATTGGCGTTGATTCATCATGTTGTTATTAGCGCAAACATACCGCTTGCCGAATTTATTGATTGGCTCGCTTCGCTTGGCGGAGATTTGATAATAGAATTTGTAACCAAGGAAGATCCAATGGTAAAATTCCTTTTGCAAAACAAGGAAGACCAGTATAATGATTATGAACTTGAAAACTTTGAACAGCAACTTGCATTAAGGTTTAATATTGTTAAGCGACTTCCTCTTAATTCCCGAACACGTTATCTCGTTTATGGTGAAACTAGAATAAATGAATGA
- a CDS encoding glycosyltransferase, with translation MPLPKISIITPSFNQARFIDANIQSVLNQQYPNVEHIIIDGGSTDGTVDVLKKYPHLRWISKKDRGQSDALNKGFKLAAGDIIGWLNSDDTYCPYIFPIVADYFKNEDVKVICGDGYEIDSSGIVIKQMYSRSASPDILIKYWKWKLEFIQPAFFFRREVFDKVGFLDEDLYFTMDFDFFIRLGQRYKFHYCQIPFANFRLYTESKTGKNYRKIIPDYIWEMQKVSHRYWGKPYQIKYYEYLFSFIGALFYSVVKNLFFSPTSKSRALIKRFYGY, from the coding sequence ATGCCTCTCCCGAAAATATCTATAATCACTCCATCATTTAATCAAGCGCGCTTTATCGATGCAAATATTCAAAGTGTATTGAATCAACAATATCCGAATGTAGAACACATAATAATCGACGGTGGTTCAACTGATGGGACAGTAGATGTCTTAAAAAAATATCCTCACCTTAGATGGATATCTAAAAAGGATCGAGGACAATCGGATGCACTGAACAAAGGATTCAAGTTGGCAGCAGGTGATATTATTGGTTGGCTGAATTCAGATGATACATATTGCCCGTATATTTTTCCCATCGTCGCAGATTATTTTAAGAATGAAGATGTAAAAGTTATTTGTGGTGATGGTTATGAAATCGATAGTTCAGGTATTGTAATAAAACAGATGTATTCTCGAAGTGCGTCTCCCGATATTCTGATTAAATATTGGAAATGGAAATTAGAATTTATCCAGCCTGCATTTTTCTTCCGTCGAGAAGTGTTTGATAAAGTTGGTTTTTTGGATGAGGATTTATATTTTACGATGGATTTCGATTTTTTTATCAGGTTGGGGCAGCGATACAAGTTCCATTATTGTCAAATCCCATTTGCAAATTTTCGTCTATATACAGAATCTAAGACAGGGAAGAACTATCGAAAAATTATTCCGGATTACATCTGGGAGATGCAAAAAGTGTCCCATCGCTATTGGGGTAAACCATATCAAATCAAATATTATGAATACCTCTTCTCGTTTATCGGGGCGTTGTTTTATTCAGTCGTAAAAAATCTGTTTTTCAGTCCTACATCTAAATCAAGGGCATTGATAAAAAGGTTCTATGGATATTGA
- the gmd gene encoding GDP-mannose 4,6-dehydratase: MKKALITGITGQDGSYLAELLLEKGYEVHGIIRRASTFNTGRIDHLYTDPHINGVRFFLHYGDISDSTNLIKLLYNLKPDEVYHLAAQSHVRVSFDIPEYTGDVTALGTVRILEAIRETGIKTKFYQASSSEMFGMVREVPQKETTPFYPRSPYGCAKVYAYWITVNFRESYGIYGCNGILFNHESPRRGETFVTRKITRALAHIKARLQDSLYLGNLDAKRDWGYAKEYVEAMWLMMQQEKPDDFVIATGETHTIREFLDEAFSYAGMDWKKYVKIDPRYYRPAEVDLLIGDASKAKQKLGWNPKTTFKQLVRLMVDADIELLNNERHLSIKI, encoded by the coding sequence ATGAAAAAAGCATTGATCACCGGAATTACCGGTCAGGATGGTTCGTATCTCGCTGAATTATTATTGGAAAAAGGATATGAAGTCCACGGTATCATCCGCCGTGCAAGTACTTTCAACACCGGAAGGATAGATCACCTTTATACGGATCCTCACATTAACGGTGTGAGATTTTTTCTTCATTACGGTGATATCAGTGATTCAACAAATCTTATTAAATTACTTTATAATCTTAAACCGGATGAAGTGTATCACCTTGCTGCACAAAGCCATGTGCGCGTCAGTTTCGATATACCTGAATATACAGGTGACGTTACGGCATTGGGAACTGTTAGAATTTTGGAAGCTATACGCGAAACAGGAATTAAAACAAAATTTTATCAGGCATCGAGCAGTGAAATGTTCGGGATGGTGCGTGAAGTGCCGCAAAAGGAAACCACGCCGTTTTATCCGCGCAGTCCGTATGGCTGTGCTAAAGTTTATGCATACTGGATTACCGTCAATTTCCGGGAGAGCTATGGAATTTACGGCTGTAACGGAATCCTTTTCAATCACGAGTCGCCCCGGCGTGGCGAGACTTTTGTTACACGTAAAATAACACGCGCGCTTGCTCACATTAAAGCCAGATTACAGGATTCCCTGTATCTCGGAAATCTCGATGCGAAGCGCGATTGGGGTTACGCAAAAGAATATGTTGAAGCTATGTGGTTGATGATGCAGCAGGAGAAACCTGATGATTTTGTTATTGCCACCGGAGAGACACATACCATTCGTGAGTTCTTGGATGAAGCATTTTCGTACGCAGGGATGGATTGGAAGAAGTATGTAAAGATAGATCCGCGTTACTATCGTCCGGCAGAAGTCGATCTTCTTATTGGTGATGCTAGCAAAGCGAAACAAAAACTAGGTTGGAATCCCAAGACTACGTTTAAACAGCTTGTTCGTTTGATGGTTGATGCAGATATTGAATTGCTGAATAATGAACGCCATCTCTCTATAAAAATCTAA
- a CDS encoding GNAT family N-acetyltransferase: MMRTEDLEIVPLRPELSNLLADLFADIAGKGEDNFFHPHPFTKAEAERLCLYDGKDFYCALIHSDHVLGYGMLRGWDQGYAIPSLGILIRNEAQGMGLGKLMMLYLHSVARIRGADTIRLKVYEHNKRAKRLYEQLGYVFEEKDGEQLIGFLKLK, translated from the coding sequence ATGATGCGAACAGAAGATCTTGAAATAGTACCATTACGTCCGGAGCTATCTAATTTGTTGGCTGATTTATTTGCTGATATTGCCGGGAAGGGAGAAGACAATTTCTTTCATCCGCACCCGTTTACCAAAGCTGAAGCAGAACGCCTCTGTTTGTACGACGGAAAAGATTTCTATTGCGCGTTAATTCACTCAGATCATGTATTGGGTTATGGTATGCTTCGTGGCTGGGATCAGGGTTACGCAATCCCAAGTCTTGGTATTTTGATTAGAAATGAAGCACAAGGAATGGGCTTGGGAAAGCTAATGATGTTATACCTTCACTCTGTCGCGCGTATAAGGGGAGCCGACACTATAAGATTAAAGGTATATGAACATAACAAACGCGCCAAACGGTTATATGAACAGCTAGGTTATGTTTTCGAAGAAAAAGATGGTGAACAGCTTATCGGGTTTTTGAAGTTGAAATAG